The Syntrophales bacterium nucleotide sequence AACTTAGAATTCACACATACGGCAACAAACATTTCCGAGAGAAATATTTATGCGAATTATAAAATAATCTTTCAGACACTTGAAGAGAAATTCCCGACACCGCATAAACTACAAAGATTTATTTCTTATTTAAGGCACAGGATATTTTTGATAGAAATAGAAATTGACAAAGACAAAGATGTTGCTATGGTTTTTGAAGTAATAAATGACCGTGGTGTTCCACTAAAACCTTATGAAATATTAAAAGGCAAAATTTTAAGTCAGATTGATATTAACGACCGAGAGAAATACATTGATATTTGGGAAAAACAAATTCGGAAAATTGAAGAATACGGAGAGCATGAGATAGACAATTTTTTCGGTTTCTATTTTAGAAGTAAATATGCTGAAAATGCTGAACAGTATAATACGCTTGACAAAACACGCTATCATAAATCAGTTTTTACTGACGAGTATGAGGCAAAGATTGGTTTGAAAAATAATGAAGGCAATGCGAGATTATTTGTAGAAAAAACACTCCCATATTTCGCAGACCTGTATATTACTCTACTTAAATATTACCATGATTACGACAAGGAATATGAATTCATTTATTTCAATGGCTTGAATGATATGGACGGACAATTTGTTTTGACATTGTCCTCAGTTGGCATTGACGATCCCGAAAGAGATGGGAAAACAAAACTCATACCTAAATATTTTGACAAACTGTTTGTTCTTTCTAATTTGACTGATAATCACAAGCCAAATGAATTTTATCCAAATATTATTGCACTCAACTCATCCATAAGAAACCAAAATATTGAAATTGCAAAAAATAATTTTGACGAGCAATTATTATCATTGGTGAAGAAAAAACACGAGAGAGAAAATTTAGATGAAGCATTCAAATACGAATTTTTCAAAAATGTTGGTTACAATAATTTAGGCAGAAACTTTTTGAGATATTTCTTTGCCCGAATAGACCATTACATAAGTGATTTTTCAGGCATCCCACAATACGGAACATATAAACAGTTGGTTGTTCAGACGAAAGGTGGCGATGTTTATCATATTGAACATATTTTGACAAATAGAGAAGAAAATGAAAAACTTTTTGGAGATGAAGAAGAATTTAATCTGCAAAGAAATAGGTTGGGTGACTTATTACTACTCAAAGGCAAGGACAATCAATCGTCTAATGATGAACTTTATTATGACCCCAAAGCGGAAAGCGACAAACTTAGAACATATAATGTGATTGGGACTTATTTCGCAAGGACGCTTTTACCTGACATGTATAACAAAAAAGTGGGGTTCAAAAAGTTTATTGAAGAAAATAATTTAAAATTTAAGCCGTATCCAGACAATTATACAAAAACCGAAATTGAAGAAAGACATCAATTACTATACGACCTTTCAAAAAGAATATGGGTGATAGGGACGGCATCAACTTGACAAGGTTAGGGAAAAAATCTAATCAATCCAGCCGACCGCAAAAAGCGCGGCGGCTGATTTTTGGCGTTGGGGGAGAAAGATAAATGGTCACGGCGGCCCTCGACCGAGCCGCTCAATGGGGTGAAATTCTGATGTGAAAATGAATGATGGTGTCGCTATATCGTTAATCATATAATTGTGATAAGTCACTTCACTGCACTAAAGTGGTTTGCAGATAGGAGCTGATCTAAGGGGTGGCACGGCCGAACAGCCGGAAATCGTGGAGCTGAAGATAGTGGACGCTATGTAAAAAATCGTCCCTTTTTCTGCTGTGTCCTTCGGTAAAATCTATGAATAGACAAATAATACTATCAAACGCAACTGTTCTTATTCATTCGACAATGCAGATTTCTTGGCATCTACTCTATTCCGGGATCAGGCGGGCGACTGAAGCTTCAAGCAAGAGCAAATCTGTATATAGCTGGTGATTCCGGTGAAATCGGCCAGTAGTTCCGGTTCAAATCCTATGATGGAAAATTGATAGAAAAATAGCCTTTAGTGGTTCTAAAAAATAGTGTATACTGCTAACATATAATGTGTCTGGTGAGATGATCATTGCAAAGTCATGGAGGGTAATATGAAAAAATTTCTGTTATGCATTATGATGTTATTTGTAACTGTATCCTCATGGGCTCAAGACCCCATTGATATCAAGGGGTGGAATAATACGTCTTGGGGAATGACTGAGGAGAACATAATACAATTATTTGGAGGGAAAATAACCAAATTTGCAAAACAAGAGGTTGATGATGGGAAATTCTATCGTAAAATTAGTCTTGATAACTTTAATATAGATGGTGTTAATTTTAATGCGGTTTTTGAAATGGGATCAGTGGATAATAGACTAAGACGCGTTCGTCTTATATGTGATCCTGCCATATCTCTACATTTTAGTAAATTTGAACAGTTATTAACTAGTAAGTATGGTCAACCTAAGAGTAAAGATGAGACTCGCACCGATAAATCCGCTTCATGGATGCTTCCCTCTACAAAGATAGATCTGGATTATAGTCACCTGAGTATTGGGGGTTACATAATGAATATTATTTACACCGATCAAAGTACCGTGAAAGAAAGTTCAGATAAATTATAGTGTTGATTACATAAAATGCGATCCCCGTCACCGCGTGATCCTATTATCTGATCCGGTAACGGTTGTTAAGTGGAGATTCCGGACCAAACCGGCCACCTGTTCCGCTCCAAATCGGCCACTGATTCCGCGATATTCAGGGGACATAATACCCATTAAAGTCATTGACCTGCTGATTAATCTGTATTGTCCCCCGGTGGTATAACAATCGAGGCTGGTTCATAATTTATCAAGTTTATTCCGCTGAAATCTGCCGGTCGTTCCCTATTGAAAAGGCAAGCAACAATACAGAAAAGGAGCATGTCACATGACAAAATCCGATTTAATCCGTGTGGCGGTTTTTGAAGGGAAACATATTCGTAAAATCATGCATTTGGACGAATGGTGGTTTTCTATAATTGATATTATTGAGGTGTTGACGGGGAATGACAGGCCTCGTAAGTATTGGAATGATCTTAAAAAAAAGTTGACTTCAGAAGGTTATGTTGAAGTGTCCGAAAAAATCGGACAGTTGAAAATGATAGCCCCCGACGGCAAGCTGCGCCTCACCGATTGCGCCAACATTGAGACCATGTTTCGTATAATCCAGTCAATTCCCTCGCCAAAGGTTGAACCGTTCAAGCAATGGCTGGCAAAAGTCGGCAGGGAACGGCTTGAGGAGATCGAAAATCCTGAGCTTTCCATGGAGCGGATGCAGGCGCTGTATGAGAAAAAAGGGTATCCGAAAGAGTGGATTGACAAACGGATGCGAGGGATTGCCGTTCGCCAGGATCTGACCGACGAGTGGAAAAATCGTGGAGCCAAGACCAGTCTGGAATATGCGATACTGACTAACGAGATCATGCAGGGGGCTTTTGATCTGAAGGTGGATGAATACAAACAGGTGAAAGGATTGGCGCGGGAGAACCTGCGCGACCATATGACCGATATTGAGCTGATTCTGACCATGCTTGGCGAGGCAACCACCACCAAACTGCATCGTGATCGGGATTCCCGGGGAATCGACCCGCTGCAGCAGGATGCCCAGGAAGGCGGCGCGGTTGCGGGCAGCACCCGCCGGGACATTGAAAAACGATCCGGCAAACCAGTGGTGACGGGTGATAATTTCAAGGGGCTGACCGGTAAAGGGAGAAAGAGAATAACGTAGGGATGTCGGGTAGGGGCACATTGCCAAGGTAAGGAGCTCACCGCCAAACGTCAGGAGCTCGATCCCAAACGTCAGGAGTCCGGCTTGCCAATAAGGACAGGCAGCAGCAGAATGTCTCAAGGAACTGGAGAGAATCGGGATTCTGAAACCTCAAAAAATAGGCAAGGAAACGCTTTTTCTGAACGTGAATCTATATGGACTACTGTCAAAATAACATGTCGATGACATCGACATGAAACAATAGCGTGTCGATTTTTGTTTATTTTGTGGACACGTTTTCCGGGCTTGGCCCCCGGGAGTATGATTAAAGTTTCGGCAATTTTATCAGACGTATTCATCTCGTGAGCCAACAATTCTATCCCCGATGGGGAGAGAATTGACAACCACCGGAAAAAGCTACCCGACGGGTAGCGAATTGGAATGGGCGCAATTAAACAACCCGAATTTTAATTCCATCGAATTCGATGGAATTAAAGCCAGGCAGAAGGTCGAAAGGAGTTTCTCAACCATGAGCAAGGAAATAGGGAAAACCGCCGGAGGTCATATTTCGCCTTTCGAGCGGATCAAGCGTACGAACGATGCAGGTATGGAATTTTGGTCAAGCCGCGACTTTGCCGGAATATTGGATTACGGCGATTATCGCAATTTTGAGGGGGTAATTGAGAAGGCCAAGTTGTCTTGTTTCAATAGTGGTTACCGTATCGAAGACCATTTCGTTGACGTCACCGAAATGGTCGCCATCGGTAGCGGTGCGGAACGACCTGTTAAAACCATCCTCCTGTCCCGCTATGCCTGCTACCTGGCTATTCAAAACGCCGATCCTAAGAAAGAGATTGTGGCGCATGGTCAAACCTATTTCGCGATCCAGACACGTCGGCAGGAATTAGCGGACGGGCGCGTCGAGGATGAGCGACGGGTTCTGTTGCGTGAAGAGATTCGGCGTCATAACGTTCAGTTGGCCGACGCGGCCAAGGGCGCGGGCGTCATCGAACCCATTGACTACGCCATTTTTCAAAATCACGGATACATGGGGCTTTATGGCGGACTGAAACAGGAGGACATTCACCGTCGGAAAGGTTTGAAAAAGAGCCAGAAGATTCTGGATCACATGGGCAGCACGGAACTGGCGGCGAACCTGTTTCGCGCGACCCAGGCGGAGGAAAAACTGCGCAGGGACGAGGTGAAGGGGAGAGACGCCGCGAACCGGACGCATCGCGAAGTCGGCGCAAAGGTGCGGCAAACCATCCGGGAATTGGGCGGCACGATGCCCGAAGAATTGCCGGTGGTTGAAAGCATCAAGAAGATCGAGACCAAACAGCGCAAGCAACTCGGCACGACTGAGACGCCCGCAAAGAAGAAAAGCTAGGACAAATAAAGGGAACGGTTGTATAAAAAACGTTAATTGCTGCCTGTTTCGTGTTAAATTAACGATGTTTTGACAAATATCAGTTAACCATGTATGGTTTTTTTATGGCAACAACGAATCCCGTAAAAAACATTCTCAAAGACCTTAAGGCCGAATACGACCGGCTTGCCCAGGGCAAAGAATCTTTACTGGCAATTATTGATGAAGCCGAGCTTTCGGAAAGCGTTTTCAATTCCAACGCAATCGAGAATTCGACACTGACGCTTAAGGAGACGGAGCGCATTCTGCTGGAGATGGAAGTTTCCCGTCATGTCTCAGTGCGGGAAGTTTTTGAAGCAAAAAATCTCGCCCGGGTGATGGAATATACCAAAAGCAAAGCGCAGGCAGCGGAACTTTCTCTGGAGATGATTCTGCTTCTGCACAAAATGCTGATCGGCAATATCAACGATGAGATTGCGGGGCGTTTCCGCACCACGGGCGAATACGTCCGTGTGGGAACCCATATCGCGCCGGCGCCTGAACAGGTTGTACAAATGATGGAGACAATTCTGCGGGAATTTGCCGCCGACCACATTAATTACTTTACCGACAAGATCGCAAAATTCCATCTTGATTTTGAAACAATCCATCCTTTTTGCGATGGCAATGGCAGAATGGGTCGCGTAATCATCAATTTCCAGCTCAGGCGCCTGGGTTTCCCCGGCATCATCATTCGGGATAAAGAGAAGCGGGTTTATTACGCCTCGTTTAATGAATACAGCAAAGCAAAAAATGCCAAAACAATGGAGAAGATTGTCACCCTCGCTCTGACGGAGTCGCTGCACAAAAGAATTACCTATCTGCGCAGCGAGAAGATAACCACGCTTGCCGATTGCGCGAAAACGGGCCGGAAATCGATCAACACCCTGCTTAACGCCGCCCGACGACAGACGATTCCGGCTTTCCGTGAAAAAGGTGTTTGGAAAATTGGCGTTTAGGGTGAATTGGGGACAGCCATTTATTTACGGTGAAGTAATCAGTGGCTGTCCCTCGTATCATAAAGGGGACCGGTATGAACCAGGTCGATTTAACCACGAAACACACAAAACAGGCGGATGAACGTTCTCTGCTTGATCGTGTCGTCCTGATTTTAGAGCAGGCTTGCGCCAATGTGGTCAGGGCGGTCAACAGCAGTATGGTGAAGGCCTATTGGCTGATTGGACGAGAAATAGTACTTGAGTTGCAAGCGGGCGATGAACGGGCGGAGTATGGCAAGCAGGTGATTGAAAATTTGTCGGAGCGCCTTACGAAAAGATATGGGAAGTGGTCCCTATATTACCGGATACTGCGGCTGCCGGCCCTCCAGCACATCTATGACCCCTTGGGCCACCATCGTCGCCATATTGTACAGGCTCTCTTCGGTCATCGCACAGAAATGCGGCGTAACGATTACGTTTTCCATGTGCAGCAGAGGATTTCCTGGCCGCGGCGGCTCCGGGTCATAGACATCGAGGGCCGCGCCAGCGATCTGCTTTCTTTGGAGCGCGTCAATCAGCGCAGCCTCATCTACTACGGTGCCGCGCGCCGTGTTGATCAGGTAGGCCTCCGGCTTCATCAGGGCCAGCATGCCCGCATCGAGCAGATGGCGCGTTTCCGCGCCTCCGGAACAATGAATGTTGATAAAATCGCATTGGGGAAGCATCTCCTTTAGACAAGACATTTTCTGCACTCCGTAACCGGAGAGCGTATCCTCATCCACGTAGGGATCATAGCCCAAAACGCGCATGTTGAAGGCCGCTTTCATTCTCTTCGCTACGGAGGAACCGATTCGGCCGACCCCGACCACGCCCAGCGTTTTTCCCCATAGATCGGCATTGATCAGCCCTTTTTGACGAGTCAGGATCGACATGGTCACTGTGTCGCTGAGCAGTTGTTCGGATTGCATCGCGGCATGTGCTTCAACGATTTTTCGCCCGAGACAGATGATAAAGCCGATGGCAATCTCCACCACGCTTTCCGTATTGGCAGCCGGGGTGTAAACGACCGCTATCCCCAAAGCGGCAGCCGCGGCGATATCGACGGTGTCATAGCCCACGCCATGCCGCCCGATCACAGCAAGCTGCGGCGCTGCTTCCATGATCTGCCGGGTAATCTTCGTATTCCTAACCACGAGGGCGTTGCAATCGCCGATTGCGCTCAGGATGCCTTCAAGATTTTGCGGCTGCGGATAGACCAGCTCCGCCTTTTTTGCCAGCATCGCCTCCCCTGCCGGGTGAATCCTCTCTACCAATATAATTTTGTTCATAAAAATTCCTCTGTTTGCATTTTTGAATCCCATCAATCATGGTTTGGCTTCCCGCATTTCGAATTCACGGTCCAAAAGCAGGACGGCCACCTCATCCCCCACGGAAACGAAGCTTCAGGCGCCATGAATATCAGCCCGTTTCCCTGAATCAGCGAGGAAAGTCGGCCGGAACTCTGATTGCCGGTGGTGGATATTTCACAGTAAAAACAGGGTTTCGCCCTTGAAAAAAATCGAAATGCCGTCCCCGACGTTCAACTGCAATTTTTTCAATACATAATCGGGGACTTCAATCTCCACAACGGTTACGCTTCCCGCAGGCATGAACAGCAGGGTATGGGAGGCGCCCTTGAGCAGGATGCCGGTCAGGATTCCGGCAAGCAGGTTCTCCTGAGAATGACTCGGGCGATCGGCTCTCAGCACCATGACATTTTCCGGTCTGATCCCCAATGTGCAAGGGGCGCCTATTGCGGGAGGTCGTAAGCGAGCGGCGCTCATTGGGATGGTCAGTTCCACTCCCAGCGAATCACAGGCGACATGCAGCGCCGATGCGGTCAGCGCTTTCACCCGACAGACAAAGATGTTGCCAATGCCGAAGAACCGGGCCACCTCTATATCCGCCGGTTTCTCGTAAACATCCCTCGCCGTCCCGGTCTGGCGGATGGCGCCGTCGATCATGACCGTGACCCGCTCGCCGAGGAAAAAAGCCTCCTCCATATCGTGGGTCACCATCAGTACGGTAAGCGAAAAGCGTTTCTGCAGCTCCTTGAGCAGATACCAGAGCTCCCGCCGCAGCCCCTGGTGCAACGCCGAGAACGGTTCGTCCAAGAGCAGATGATTGTTGCCGGCGGCGATCGCCCTGACTAAGGCAACCCGCTGCCGCTCGCCTCCGCTCAGATTCTTGATCGACCGCTGCATCAGCTCCTTGATGCCGACGGTCTCGATCAGCATCTCCACCATCCGGCCATGTTCCGGGTCTTTGACGCCCTTCATCCGCAGGCCGTAGAGGATGTTGTCCTCCACCGTTAGATGGGGGAAAAGCGCCAGATCCTGGGGGACATAGGAGATCCCTCGCTTTTCCAAAGGCTGGTATGTGATCTCTCTGCCGGAAAGCAGGATGCTTCCCCGCGAGGGTCTTCTCAAGCCGAGGATTGACTCCAGCAGCAGCGTTTTGCCGCTGCCGGTGGCGCCGACAATGACATGACAGCTCCCCTGATCTACCTTAAGTGAGATGCCGCTGAGGGAGAAATTCCCCGCTTGCACCGCAACGTCCCTTAACTCAAGCATGCATCCCCTTTTGGCCGATCAGCCTGACCGCATACAGGGTGCCGACGCCGATTGCCGTCATGATGAGGATCAGCACGACGGTTCCGTCGATATCGGCGGTGGAAAGCTTCATGAAGATCGCCACAGGCAGAGTTTCGGTTTTCATCGCCATCGTCCCGGCCAGCGTAATGGTGGCGCCGAATTCCCCCATGGCCTTCGCCCAGGAGAGGATAAACGCCGCAATCAGCCCCCGTCTGCACAAGGGCAGGGTAATATTGAAAAAGGCGGCGGCGGGAGAAGCGCCAAGGGTGCGCGCCACATCTTCGTAGCGCCTGGGGATCTCGTCCATCGCCGCCTTGGTCAGGCGGGTAGCGACGCCGAGCGTTGTTACGAACTGGGCAAGGATAATCCCGTTGCTATCGAAAACGAACTGCATCCCGCGGGTCTGTATCCAGTTTCCGAGCGGGTTGCTGAAGAAAATCAGGAGCATCGCGCCGAGGGCGGCGGGAGAGACGATCAGCGGCAGTTCCAGGATGGTGTCGATGGCATCCTTTCCCGGGAAGTCGCAGCGCGACAGTGCATAGGCTGACGGGACGGCAAGGGCGGTGGCAAGAAGCGCCGCCACGGTCGCCGAAAAGACGCTGAGGCGGATGGAAAAGAGCGTTCTTTCCGCAAGCAGGGTCTCCATAAACAGCCCGCCCCGGTAAAAATAAAACAGCGACAGCACCAGCACGGCAAAGAGCGCGAACGTGCTGAACGCGAAAAGAATCGAAACCCGGCGCAGGCTCATTTGGGTCGCCATTCCGCCGGCAGCGCATATTCGCCGCCGACCGGCTTTTTGGCGCCGATCCAGGCGCTCGCCTCTTCGGGAGACATGAAGTAATGGTACTTGCGATAGATCGCCTTTCCTTCTTCGGAAAGGAGAAAAGCGATAAACTGTCGGGCGCGCGCCTGGTTTTTGCTGTAGGATGCCAAGGCAACCGGGATATAGCCGATGCGTAATATTTCGCTTTTCTTCAGCGGGATGGTTTCAATCCGCGCCGGATCCCAGTGTTGAAAGACGCTCCAGCCGAGGACCGCATCCACCGCTTTCAGCGAGATGGCCGTGGCGGTTTTCTCGCAGCTTTCCGTGTAGTTTACCAGATTCTTTTTGAAGGCGGCCTTCTCGGCCGGGGAAAACTCCTTCTCAATGGTTTCCACCGCGTAGAGTCCGACGCAAACCCCTTCGGGATTGGCGATGGCCACCCTGATCCCCGGTTTGGTCAGGTCGCGGAGGTTATGAATTCCCTTGGGATTTCCCTTCTGCACGTTGATAGCCTGGACAAGGTAAGCCACCTTTTGCTCGGTTTCGGCAACAATCGCCCCTTTTTTCCTGGCAATCTCCATGAAATCCGATGAACCGGGAAAGTAGATGTCCCCCCTTTGGGCGAGCATCATCTGGGAAAGAACGAACCCCGAGCCGCCGAAAATAAGATCAACCCCGAGCCCGGTCTTTTTTTCAAAGGCAGCGGCCGCCTCCTCGGTCGGGGGCTGACTGGCGGCGCCGGCAAAAACCAGCAGGTCTTCTCCGGCATGGGCATTTGCACAAAAACCGGGCAGAGCCGATAAAAACAAAGCCGTCAACAAAACCAATCCATAACGCATGGATCATTTCTCCTTTCGCTGGTCATTCCCTGGATTAGGGAAGCTCCCTCCGCGAACCCGCGGGCAGGGTACGACCTGCAAGTCACCTCTTTACCCGTTATAACAAAACCGCATAACGGCGGTCATAAAAAAAGCTCCCGGAACTTGTCGTCGATCAGCTCCTTCATTCCCCGTTGCAGCGCGGTGAATTTATCCAGCATCAGCACCGCCTCGGGGGTTAGGGAAGAGGCCCCTCCGCCAACCCCCCCTTTTTGCCGGATTACCAGGGGTAAACCGAGTCGCTTTTCCATGGCATCAATGTACGTCCATACCTTGCGGTAGGGAATCCCCATCTCCTTCGCCGCAGCATTGATCGAACTTCCTTTCTGAATCAGGCGCAGCAACTCTTCTCGCCCCCGGCCGAAAACCGGCTCGCCGTCGATCTCCAGCCAGATTTTGGAGCGCACCTGTAGTGGGGACGCGGGGTCTCTCATTTCAGAAATTTCTCCTCGATAAAGTCAACGACCGCTGCCGCATCGTTAAGATCGAGCACCGGTACGTCGAGGGCGAGCGGCTCATCGCTTGCCACCGCCAAAA carries:
- a CDS encoding DUF262 domain-containing protein, which produces MGFKDRKTALDDLLLNNLEFTHTATNISERNIYANYKIIFQTLEEKFPTPHKLQRFISYLRHRIFLIEIEIDKDKDVAMVFEVINDRGVPLKPYEILKGKILSQIDINDREKYIDIWEKQIRKIEEYGEHEIDNFFGFYFRSKYAENAEQYNTLDKTRYHKSVFTDEYEAKIGLKNNEGNARLFVEKTLPYFADLYITLLKYYHDYDKEYEFIYFNGLNDMDGQFVLTLSSVGIDDPERDGKTKLIPKYFDKLFVLSNLTDNHKPNEFYPNIIALNSSIRNQNIEIAKNNFDEQLLSLVKKKHERENLDEAFKYEFFKNVGYNNLGRNFLRYFFARIDHYISDFSGIPQYGTYKQLVVQTKGGDVYHIEHILTNREENEKLFGDEEEFNLQRNRLGDLLLLKGKDNQSSNDELYYDPKAESDKLRTYNVIGTYFARTLLPDMYNKKVGFKKFIEENNLKFKPYPDNYTKTEIEERHQLLYDLSKRIWVIGTAST
- a CDS encoding Bro-N domain-containing protein, whose amino-acid sequence is MTKSDLIRVAVFEGKHIRKIMHLDEWWFSIIDIIEVLTGNDRPRKYWNDLKKKLTSEGYVEVSEKIGQLKMIAPDGKLRLTDCANIETMFRIIQSIPSPKVEPFKQWLAKVGRERLEEIENPELSMERMQALYEKKGYPKEWIDKRMRGIAVRQDLTDEWKNRGAKTSLEYAILTNEIMQGAFDLKVDEYKQVKGLARENLRDHMTDIELILTMLGEATTTKLHRDRDSRGIDPLQQDAQEGGAVAGSTRRDIEKRSGKPVVTGDNFKGLTGKGRKRIT
- the dinD gene encoding DNA damage-inducible protein D, whose translation is MSKEIGKTAGGHISPFERIKRTNDAGMEFWSSRDFAGILDYGDYRNFEGVIEKAKLSCFNSGYRIEDHFVDVTEMVAIGSGAERPVKTILLSRYACYLAIQNADPKKEIVAHGQTYFAIQTRRQELADGRVEDERRVLLREEIRRHNVQLADAAKGAGVIEPIDYAIFQNHGYMGLYGGLKQEDIHRRKGLKKSQKILDHMGSTELAANLFRATQAEEKLRRDEVKGRDAANRTHREVGAKVRQTIRELGGTMPEELPVVESIKKIETKQRKQLGTTETPAKKKS
- a CDS encoding Fic family protein codes for the protein MATTNPVKNILKDLKAEYDRLAQGKESLLAIIDEAELSESVFNSNAIENSTLTLKETERILLEMEVSRHVSVREVFEAKNLARVMEYTKSKAQAAELSLEMILLLHKMLIGNINDEIAGRFRTTGEYVRVGTHIAPAPEQVVQMMETILREFAADHINYFTDKIAKFHLDFETIHPFCDGNGRMGRVIINFQLRRLGFPGIIIRDKEKRVYYASFNEYSKAKNAKTMEKIVTLALTESLHKRITYLRSEKITTLADCAKTGRKSINTLLNAARRQTIPAFREKGVWKIGV
- a CDS encoding hydroxyacid dehydrogenase, with product MNKIILVERIHPAGEAMLAKKAELVYPQPQNLEGILSAIGDCNALVVRNTKITRQIMEAAPQLAVIGRHGVGYDTVDIAAAAALGIAVVYTPAANTESVVEIAIGFIICLGRKIVEAHAAMQSEQLLSDTVTMSILTRQKGLINADLWGKTLGVVGVGRIGSSVAKRMKAAFNMRVLGYDPYVDEDTLSGYGVQKMSCLKEMLPQCDFINIHCSGGAETRHLLDAGMLALMKPEAYLINTARGTVVDEAALIDALQRKQIAGAALDVYDPEPPRPGNPLLHMENVIVTPHFCAMTEESLYNMATMVAQGVIDVLEGRQPQYPVI
- a CDS encoding ABC transporter ATP-binding protein, encoding MLELRDVAVQAGNFSLSGISLKVDQGSCHVIVGATGSGKTLLLESILGLRRPSRGSILLSGREITYQPLEKRGISYVPQDLALFPHLTVEDNILYGLRMKGVKDPEHGRMVEMLIETVGIKELMQRSIKNLSGGERQRVALVRAIAAGNNHLLLDEPFSALHQGLRRELWYLLKELQKRFSLTVLMVTHDMEEAFFLGERVTVMIDGAIRQTGTARDVYEKPADIEVARFFGIGNIFVCRVKALTASALHVACDSLGVELTIPMSAARLRPPAIGAPCTLGIRPENVMVLRADRPSHSQENLLAGILTGILLKGASHTLLFMPAGSVTVVEIEVPDYVLKKLQLNVGDGISIFFKGETLFLL
- a CDS encoding ABC transporter permease; translated protein: MSLRRVSILFAFSTFALFAVLVLSLFYFYRGGLFMETLLAERTLFSIRLSVFSATVAALLATALAVPSAYALSRCDFPGKDAIDTILELPLIVSPAALGAMLLIFFSNPLGNWIQTRGMQFVFDSNGIILAQFVTTLGVATRLTKAAMDEIPRRYEDVARTLGASPAAAFFNITLPLCRRGLIAAFILSWAKAMGEFGATITLAGTMAMKTETLPVAIFMKLSTADIDGTVVLILIMTAIGVGTLYAVRLIGQKGMHA
- a CDS encoding extracellular solute-binding protein, which encodes MRYGLVLLTALFLSALPGFCANAHAGEDLLVFAGAASQPPTEEAAAAFEKKTGLGVDLIFGGSGFVLSQMMLAQRGDIYFPGSSDFMEIARKKGAIVAETEQKVAYLVQAINVQKGNPKGIHNLRDLTKPGIRVAIANPEGVCVGLYAVETIEKEFSPAEKAAFKKNLVNYTESCEKTATAISLKAVDAVLGWSVFQHWDPARIETIPLKKSEILRIGYIPVALASYSKNQARARQFIAFLLSEEGKAIYRKYHYFMSPEEASAWIGAKKPVGGEYALPAEWRPK
- a CDS encoding LysR family transcriptional regulator, producing the protein MRDPASPLQVRSKIWLEIDGEPVFGRGREELLRLIQKGSSINAAAKEMGIPYRKVWTYIDAMEKRLGLPLVIRQKGGVGGGASSLTPEAVLMLDKFTALQRGMKELIDDKFRELFL